From a single Bacteroidales bacterium genomic region:
- a CDS encoding toxin-antitoxin system YwqK family antitoxin, with amino-acid sequence MKKIVVLLLTLWLGVEVSGQIIETPDGIYYDSSGKKYTGVYTERYADGKKKNVVEIKDGLKDGITLMYYENGNLKEVRSYRAGKMHGTWIQYSVEGIKTGEANYCNDIKNGKWYIWDEKGVLRYEMQYIDGAKAGIWMMYDERGKLTDQKSFMEVTD; translated from the coding sequence ATGAAAAAGATCGTTGTTCTCTTGCTGACCTTGTGGTTGGGCGTGGAAGTATCAGGCCAGATAATTGAAACACCTGATGGCATATATTATGATTCATCAGGGAAAAAATATACGGGGGTATATACAGAGCGTTATGCCGACGGGAAGAAGAAAAATGTTGTAGAAATCAAGGATGGACTGAAGGATGGCATAACCCTTATGTATTATGAAAACGGGAATCTGAAGGAAGTCCGCTCATATCGTGCCGGGAAGATGCATGGCACATGGATCCAGTACAGCGTGGAAGGTATAAAAACCGGAGAAGCAAATTATTGCAATGACATAAAAAACGGTAAGTGGTACATCTGGGATGAGAAAGGCGTTTTGCGTTACGAGATGCAATATATTGACGGTGCCAAAGCCGGAATCTGGATGATGTATGATGAAAGAGGGAAACTAACCGATCAGAAAAGCTTTATGGAGGTAACTGATTGA